The genomic stretch CTGCTCAGCTAGCTGCTTACCCTGCTCTGATTCCTCCAGCTGGCGCTCCGCTTGATCAACATAAGCTCTCTGCTCTGCCAGCTTAGCTGTTGCTAGCTGCAGCTGCTCCTGAGCGCTCTTCCAAGCGGTCCTCAGCTGATCGGACGCTGTCTGCTGCTGTTTGATTCTCACATTTAGGCTCTCTGGTGAGCGCAGCTGCTCTGGTATACGGTCCAGCTCCTTCTGTAGCGCGGATTGCTGTGATGCCCGCTCTATACTCAGCCGCTGCTGTTCTTGCTGCAGCTGCTCCTTGGCACGCTGCTGCTGCTCTTGCTGCAATTCCATCTGCTCAAGCAGCTGCTTAAGCTCAGGAACCTGCTTAGCTTTAATCAGAAGCTTGTCCGTTTCTTCCTTAAGCGCACGCCATTGCTGCTGCAGCTGAGCTCTTTGCTCCTCCAATCGAACCGCCTGCAGGCCGTATTCGGCAAGCTCTTTTGCACCTTCCTCACGAGTCGCTTTGGCTGCTGCTGCCTGAGCACGCGCCTCCAGCCATTCACGCTCGATGACTCCAAGCTGCGCCTTGGCATCCTGCAATCGCTCGCGTGAAGGCACCTCACTGCTTGAAACCGCTTTGGCGGGATGCTCTAAGCTGCCACATACGGGACAAGCCTTATCATCATGCAAATGAGCGGCAAGCAGTGTTGCCTGACCCTCAATCCATGAGGTTTCCAGTCGATCATGCTCGTCTCGCGCTCTTGCGAACGACTTTGAGAAGTCCTGCTCCAGCTGAGAGAAGCGCAGCATCTCCTTCTCTACATCAACGAGACGCTTCAGCTGCTTCCCTTGCTGCTCCACTAGACGCAGCTTGTCCAGCTTCTGCGTTAATTCGGCCGTATCAAGCTCTATTTCTTTTAATTGAATGCTCATTGACTGCTTCTTATCGCGCAGCTGCGCAATGCCTGTCTCGGAAGCCTTTAGTTTAGAGGTGCAGTCATGCTCTGCTTGGATCAGCTTCTCAATCCTGTGCTGCTGACTGGCCAGCGTGCTCACGATTGGTGCCATCTCCAGCAGTCTGCTGAGCTCACGCTCGGTTTCGCGCCGTTCCTCTTCACGCTGCTCCTCTGCAGCATGCTGACCTGCCGCTTGCTTGTGCCCTTGCTCCGCCTGCTCTCGATCGGCTAGTTTTCCAGCATATTGACTGCGCTTCGTTATCGCATCCACATGCGTACGGTCAGCTTGCTCCTTATACGGCGTCAAATGCGCTGCTTTAATCGCAAGCGCAAGCTGCTGCTCCTTTACTGCATAATCCGCCTGCTGTGCAGCAAGCTGGGCCTGCTGAGCCTGCTTTCGATCATGCTCCTCATGCTTGCTATTTATCGTAATGGCTGCACGCAGCTGTGCTTCCTCTTCTTCTATTCGAACCGCCAGTACATTTTTCTGAGCGACAGCTTGCTCCTCTGCGTTCCGGTAGAACTCTCGCTCCTGCTGCAGCGCATCCGTTATCTGTGAAGCACTATATACCTCTTGCTGGAAAGTGCGGGAGAGCTCGCTATCCACACGCTCTGGAAGCGCCTCTTGCACCTGCTTCATATAAGCATTTACCGTTGCCTTAGCCTCTTTCAATTGATCCTGAATGCTTCGGTTTTTCTGCTGGAAGCGACCCTCCAAGCGCTCATAAAGCTCTGTCCGAAAAATACGGCGCAATATTTCTTCCTTATTATCCGTGTCCGAAGTAAGCAACTTGCGAAATTCTCCTTGCGGCAGCATTACAATTTGACTGAATTGCTCCTTGGTCAAGCCTATAATTTGCTCAAGCTTGGCATTTACGTCGGAGACGATAAAACGATCAACCGCTGGAACAGCTTCACCGCTCGTCATTTCATAAAGCTCTGCTTTCCCGCCAGTTTCGCCTTTATTGCTGCCCTTTCGATGCGGCATTTGTCTAATGACCTGATAGCTCCTACGACCAATGGCAAAATCAAATTGAACAGCGGTATGTGTATCCTCAGCTGCAAAATGACTGCGCAGCATTCGTGGATCAGAACGATCCTCCCCGCTGGCAGTTCCATAAAAAGCAAAGCAAATCGCATCAAATATAGAGGTTTTTCCAGCTCCAGTATTTCCTGAAATTACGAATAGTCGACGGTGCTCCAACAAGCTGAAGTCTATCGTTTCCGTATCGCGATAAGATCCAAACGCAGTCATCGTAAGCTTAATCGGCCTCATATCACGCCACCCTCCTCACGAAGCAGCTCTCCATACGTATCCGCGAACAATTGTTTTTTTGCATCCGAAAGCTCTTGCCCCTTAACCTCCTGATAAAATGCAGCAAACAGCTCGATCGGATCAGCTTCCCGTCTCCCTGTTCCTCCCCGCGCATCAGCTGCCGCTTCATTTCCATTCAAGCCGCCGGCCAGCACTGGTCTGCGCTCCACGTGGAGCGCATTCGGGTAAACCGAGCGTACCTTCTCCATAGGAAACAAAACCGGATTTTCATTTAGCAATGTTACAAATACATAATCCTCGTTCACTGGCTGCTTTTCTATTTCTTCAATTAATGCGATTACTCTGCGCATATTCCGCAGCGGCTTCAGCTCACGTTTTTCAATTTCCACGTGACCGGCCTCATTTAGTTCAATTACCAAATATCCCTTCACATGGCTTTCTTCTGAAATCGAATATTTGAGCGGAGAGCCCGCATACCTTATCGTATCGTTCCGAACAAAATGTGCCTGATGCAAATGACCAAGCGCTGTATAATGAAAGGCTTCAAAATAAGCCGCACTCACATGCTCAGCGCCGCCAACCGACAATGGACGTTCCGAGTCGCTCGTATTCTGCTCCGGCTCTCCCGTTGCCGTAATGAATGCATGGCCTACAAATACATGTCTAGCTGATTTGTCCATACCATGGGCAATCCGTGCAGTAATGACGCGCATCGCATCATCATGTGTACGGATCGACTCATCTCCTAGCTGATAGCGAACCTGTGCAGGATCTGCATAAGGTACAAGATGAAAATGCACCTCGCCGAAATTGTCGCTCAGCACGACTGGCTTCAGCCCATCCTTCAATTGCCCCACCAGATGAAGACCGCGGCTTTCCATCAGCTTTGTGCCAAAATTAATACGATCAGGACTGTCATGATTACCGGATATCGCAAGCACAGGTGTATTCAAATCGATAACGATCCGTGCAAGCAGCTCATCGAGCAGCTCGACAGCCTCGGTTGGCGGGACAGCGCGATCATATAGATCACCAGCAATAATAACAGCATCCGGCCGCTCTGCCTCAATCGCTTGCAGCAGCTGCTCCAGAACATAACGCTGATCCTCCGTCATATATACGCCTTGAACTAGCTTTCCCAAATGCCAGTCCGCAGTATGAAATAGCTTCATTTACTTCAAACATCCCTTCCTAGTTCATCGGAATTGTTCCTTTATATTACCATTCGTACCACCCTAGCGCATAGTATGCTGATAGGAGTTCCGTGATAGACTGCTAGAAGTGGACTAATTTTCCTTCACATAACCGCTATAAACTTGAATATATTGAGTAACAGACAAGAATTAAGCGAAGGTCGTCTTAAACACTGCATGAATGCTGGAAGGTTAATTTATTGGAATGAGGTGAGGGAAATGAAATCAGAACCGCTGTTTGTTGTATCCCGTGAGGACTGGTCACTCCACCGCAAAGGCTATGAGGATCAAGCGCGACATCAGGAGAAGGTACATGAGGCTATTAGGCAAAACCTTCCCGATCTGGTTTCCGACGAGAGCATCGTCTTGTCCGATGGCAGACGTACAATTAAGGTTCCCATAAAAAGTCTCGACGAATCCCACTTTATATACAACTACAACAAGAAGCAGCACGTCGGACAAGGAGACGGAGACTCGCAGGTGGGTGATGTGCTTGGCGTCGATCCTCAGGCTGCCAAGGGACCTGGCAAAGGCCAGGATGCAGGCGATCAGCCCGGTGAGGATGTTATTGATACCGAGATCAGCATTGACCAATTAGAGGATATGCTATTCGAGGAGCTAGAGCTCCCTAATCTGGAACAAAAGCAAAAGGATCAGCTTCAATCCACAGAAATTGTGTTCCACGATATTCGCAAAAAAGGCATCATGTCCAACATTGATAAGAAGCGTACATTAATTGAAAATCTAAGGCGCAACGCCAACGCAGGCAAATCCGGTATCGGAGGCATCTCCCCTGACGATCTGCGTTACAAAACATGGAACGAAATCGTGAAGCCCCAATCGAACGCGGTCATTCTCGCACTCATGGATACATCGGGCAGCATGGGATCTTTTGAGAAATATTGTGCCCGCAGCTTTTTCTTCTGGATGACTCGGTTTCTTCGCAGGAAATATGAGCATGTAGAAATTGTATTTATTGCCCACCATACGGAGGCTAAGGAGGTTACCGAGGAGGAATTTTTTAATCGCGGGGAAAGCGGAGGTACGATTTGCTCATCCGCTTATCAAAAAGCGATTGACATCATCGATAGTCGTTATCCAACTCCGAATTGGAATATTTACCCTTTTCATTTCTCGGACGGCGATAATCTGACCTCAGACAACGAGCGCTGCGTAAAGCTCATCGGTCAGCTGATGGAACGAAGCAATATGTTCGGTTATGGAGAGGTCAATCAATACAATCGCAGCAGCACTTTAATGTCGGCCTATAAGCATATCAGCCACAAAAAGTTTATGTACTCGGTAATTAAGGAGAAGAGCGAGGTATACAAGGCGCTTAAAACTTTCTTCTCTAAAAAAGTGAGCGGTGCCTAACCATCATCCGCAAAACAAAAACAGCTGTCTCAAAAGGCTAATGCCTTTTGAGACAGCTGTTTTACATTGAAATATAGAAAAATATAAGTTTCAGCCTCAGCTGGCAGAACCAGCGAATTCTTTGTCCGGATCGGTTCCTTTCGTTTCTTTGCCGAAAAACAGAACCGTCAACGCTCCAACAACGATCGTTATGAAAAAGATCATAAAGATCGAAGAAATCGCGACATGCCGTGCAACGAGCATCCCTACAAGATACGGACCAATAATGCCGCCAACACGCCCGAAGGACGCCGCGAAGCCAACACCAGTGCCACGCACCGCTGTAGGATACAGCTCCGGCGTATAAGCGTACATCCCTCCCCATGCGCCAAGGTTAAAGAAGGAGAGACAAATGCCTGATGCTAGCAATACTCCCTCCGTTTCAGCGCTGCCAAACCATAAGGCACTTCCTGCAGTAAGAAGCAAATAAGCTACAAGCACAAATTTCCGCCCGAATTTCTCTATAAAATACGCCGCCGTAAAATAACCCGGCAGCTGAGCTAGCGTCATGATGAGAACGTACTGGAAGCTTTTCATCAGATCGAAGCCCTTAAGCACCATGACAGAGGGCAGCCATAAGAACATGCCATAATAGGAGAATACAACCGTGAACCATAAGATCCACAGCGTTACCGTCGCCTTGCGATGTCTTATTGACCACAGCGACCTCATTCGGTCACGAATGTTCAGCCTGCTCCCCTTCTGAGCTTCAAAGCTAGGCGAGTCTTTAAGTGCTCTTCTCAAATACAAAGCAAAAAACGCGGGCACAGCCCCAATTGCAAAAGCCATCCTCCATCCATATTCCGGAATGATGAAATAGGCAATTAGCGCTGCGACGATCCAGCCGATAGCCCAAAAGCTCTCCAGCAGCACAACTGCGCGACCTCGCTCCTTTATCGGTACCGATTCTGATACCAGCGTTGAAGCGACTGGCAGCTCGCCTCCGAGCCCAAAGCCCGCAACAAACCTCAATACACAGAGGACGATAAAACCCGTTGCCAGAGCCGATAGACCGCTTGCAATCGAAAATATAAGCAGCGTCCAGAGCAATATCGCTCTACGCCCATAACGATCCGCAAGCAGCCCAGATATTGCAGCCCCTACAGCC from Paenibacillus sp. FSL H8-0548 encodes the following:
- a CDS encoding SMC family ATPase, with the translated sequence MRPIKLTMTAFGSYRDTETIDFSLLEHRRLFVISGNTGAGKTSIFDAICFAFYGTASGEDRSDPRMLRSHFAAEDTHTAVQFDFAIGRRSYQVIRQMPHRKGSNKGETGGKAELYEMTSGEAVPAVDRFIVSDVNAKLEQIIGLTKEQFSQIVMLPQGEFRKLLTSDTDNKEEILRRIFRTELYERLEGRFQQKNRSIQDQLKEAKATVNAYMKQVQEALPERVDSELSRTFQQEVYSASQITDALQQEREFYRNAEEQAVAQKNVLAVRIEEEEAQLRAAITINSKHEEHDRKQAQQAQLAAQQADYAVKEQQLALAIKAAHLTPYKEQADRTHVDAITKRSQYAGKLADREQAEQGHKQAAGQHAAEEQREEERRETERELSRLLEMAPIVSTLASQQHRIEKLIQAEHDCTSKLKASETGIAQLRDKKQSMSIQLKEIELDTAELTQKLDKLRLVEQQGKQLKRLVDVEKEMLRFSQLEQDFSKSFARARDEHDRLETSWIEGQATLLAAHLHDDKACPVCGSLEHPAKAVSSSEVPSRERLQDAKAQLGVIEREWLEARAQAAAAKATREEGAKELAEYGLQAVRLEEQRAQLQQQWRALKEETDKLLIKAKQVPELKQLLEQMELQQEQQQRAKEQLQQEQQRLSIERASQQSALQKELDRIPEQLRSPESLNVRIKQQQTASDQLRTAWKSAQEQLQLATAKLAEQRAYVDQAERQLEESEQGKQLAEQRLLEELQKAGFESVQQYAEAALSEAAREQLGKAISAYQTAVVLVTQQLLELQIELAGKPRVDIVQLQESLNISKQQLEQIHAAAQTAIRTGEVAQRLSASIGRASGQVKGLEAQLEEVMDIFQMLKGDNALKISFERYILIEFLEQILFAANARLRNLSSGQFSLERSDRLENRGKQSGLGLDVYDAFTGQNRDVKTLSGGEKFNASLCLALGMTDVIQSHLGGVTIEMMFIDEGFGSLDEESLQKAIIALVDLQKAGRMIGVISHVQELKDAFPACLEVVKTREGFSRTNITVK
- a CDS encoding exonuclease SbcCD subunit D, whose product is MKLFHTADWHLGKLVQGVYMTEDQRYVLEQLLQAIEAERPDAVIIAGDLYDRAVPPTEAVELLDELLARIVIDLNTPVLAISGNHDSPDRINFGTKLMESRGLHLVGQLKDGLKPVVLSDNFGEVHFHLVPYADPAQVRYQLGDESIRTHDDAMRVITARIAHGMDKSARHVFVGHAFITATGEPEQNTSDSERPLSVGGAEHVSAAYFEAFHYTALGHLHQAHFVRNDTIRYAGSPLKYSISEESHVKGYLVIELNEAGHVEIEKRELKPLRNMRRVIALIEEIEKQPVNEDYVFVTLLNENPVLFPMEKVRSVYPNALHVERRPVLAGGLNGNEAAADARGGTGRREADPIELFAAFYQEVKGQELSDAKKQLFADTYGELLREEGGVI
- the yhbH gene encoding sporulation protein YhbH — translated: MKSEPLFVVSREDWSLHRKGYEDQARHQEKVHEAIRQNLPDLVSDESIVLSDGRRTIKVPIKSLDESHFIYNYNKKQHVGQGDGDSQVGDVLGVDPQAAKGPGKGQDAGDQPGEDVIDTEISIDQLEDMLFEELELPNLEQKQKDQLQSTEIVFHDIRKKGIMSNIDKKRTLIENLRRNANAGKSGIGGISPDDLRYKTWNEIVKPQSNAVILALMDTSGSMGSFEKYCARSFFFWMTRFLRRKYEHVEIVFIAHHTEAKEVTEEEFFNRGESGGTICSSAYQKAIDIIDSRYPTPNWNIYPFHFSDGDNLTSDNERCVKLIGQLMERSNMFGYGEVNQYNRSSTLMSAYKHISHKKFMYSVIKEKSEVYKALKTFFSKKVSGA
- a CDS encoding MFS transporter; the protein is MKNLALLRNPKQRKLLFSAGLSWMFDAMEVGMISFIVAALAVEWQLGAQQVGLLMAINSIGMAVGAAISGLLADRYGRRAILLWTLLIFSIASGLSALATGFIVLCVLRFVAGFGLGGELPVASTLVSESVPIKERGRAVVLLESFWAIGWIVAALIAYFIIPEYGWRMAFAIGAVPAFFALYLRRALKDSPSFEAQKGSRLNIRDRMRSLWSIRHRKATVTLWILWFTVVFSYYGMFLWLPSVMVLKGFDLMKSFQYVLIMTLAQLPGYFTAAYFIEKFGRKFVLVAYLLLTAGSALWFGSAETEGVLLASGICLSFFNLGAWGGMYAYTPELYPTAVRGTGVGFAASFGRVGGIIGPYLVGMLVARHVAISSIFMIFFITIVVGALTVLFFGKETKGTDPDKEFAGSAS